The following proteins come from a genomic window of Spongiibacter tropicus DSM 19543:
- a CDS encoding thiazole synthase yields the protein MMVSQQNADTWTLYGQSFSSRLLIGSALYPSPQLMCESITASEAEIITVGLRRQSPEQGGGASFWEQIKSLNKTLLPNTAGCHTVKEAVTLAQMSRELFETDWLKLEVVGDDYNLQPDPIATIEAAEQLIKLGFKVFPYCTDDLVICQRLRDVGCEVLMPWGSPIGTGRGLMNPYNLQTIRERLPGMPLIVDAGIGKPSHAVQAMELGYDGILLNTAVAQAAQPILMATAFRDALKAGRSAWLAGAMPERQTASPSTPTLGMPFWHQQ from the coding sequence CTGATGGTGAGTCAGCAGAATGCGGATACCTGGACCCTTTACGGTCAGTCTTTTTCGAGTCGCCTGCTGATTGGCAGCGCGCTCTACCCGTCGCCACAACTGATGTGCGAGTCGATTACGGCGTCGGAGGCAGAGATTATTACCGTCGGTCTGCGGCGGCAGTCGCCAGAGCAGGGCGGCGGGGCCAGCTTCTGGGAGCAGATCAAATCCCTTAACAAAACCCTGTTGCCCAACACGGCAGGCTGTCACACCGTAAAAGAAGCGGTGACGCTGGCGCAGATGAGCCGTGAACTGTTCGAGACCGACTGGCTGAAACTGGAAGTGGTCGGCGACGACTACAACCTCCAGCCCGACCCCATTGCCACTATCGAGGCGGCCGAGCAGCTCATCAAACTCGGTTTTAAAGTGTTTCCCTACTGCACCGACGATCTGGTGATCTGCCAGCGCCTGCGCGATGTCGGCTGCGAAGTGCTGATGCCTTGGGGGTCGCCGATCGGTACGGGGCGCGGCCTGATGAATCCCTACAATTTGCAGACCATTCGCGAACGCCTGCCCGGTATGCCGCTGATTGTCGATGCGGGTATCGGCAAGCCTTCCCATGCGGTGCAGGCCATGGAACTGGGCTATGACGGCATTCTTCTGAATACCGCTGTGGCGCAGGCCGCACAGCCTATACTTATGGCAACGGCATTCCGCGATGCATTAAAAGCGGGGCGCTCGGCCTGGCTGGCGGGGGCCATGCCCGAGCGGCAGACGGCGTCGCCGTCGACACCGACGCTGGGCATGCCCTTCTGGCATCAGCAGTAA
- the thiS gene encoding sulfur carrier protein ThiS, whose translation MITISVNNQRRQCEAASPLAEQLEVWGFSCEKVAVAVNGDFVPRSQYGEYRLSDGDQLDVLAPVQGG comes from the coding sequence ATGATCACAATCAGTGTGAACAACCAACGTCGACAGTGCGAAGCGGCGAGCCCGCTGGCCGAGCAGTTGGAAGTCTGGGGTTTTAGCTGTGAAAAAGTCGCTGTGGCGGTTAACGGCGATTTCGTGCCGCGCTCGCAATACGGTGAATACCGCCTTAGTGATGGCGATCAGCTCGATGTGCTGGCGCCGGTGCAGGGGGGCTGA
- the thiO gene encoding glycine oxidase ThiO yields the protein MSAQYVAGAEVMRQVAVVGAGILGRLLAWKLSAQGYAVTLFDRGSRDGETTAARVAASMLAPYTEVASAERQVFDWGLMALRWWPEQIAALEAQTGRAVSYGLNGSVVVAHELDKSTLQHFQQQLRAVVPDYIERVERIDAERLTELEPELAPRFRDGLFLPDEGYLDNGALLAALADAIEQQGVCWQPHSEVTDIAPHSLRVNGQAQTFDCVIDTRGVGARDALPELRGVRGEVLWLRAPEVSLSRPVRLMHPRYKLYVAPRPDHRYVIGATEIESESMAPVTVRSHLELLSALYSLHSGFAEATVEHAWSHCRPAMPNNLPIVRGQHGLLTVNGLYRHGYLLSPHVVETALQAFERDCWES from the coding sequence GTGTCGGCGCAGTACGTTGCGGGGGCTGAAGTGATGCGGCAAGTGGCTGTTGTCGGGGCGGGTATTCTCGGGCGCCTGCTGGCCTGGAAGCTGTCGGCGCAGGGCTATGCCGTCACGCTGTTCGACAGGGGCAGCCGCGATGGCGAAACGACCGCTGCGCGCGTGGCGGCCTCGATGTTGGCGCCCTATACCGAGGTGGCCAGCGCGGAGCGTCAGGTGTTCGACTGGGGGTTGATGGCGCTGCGCTGGTGGCCGGAGCAGATTGCCGCCCTGGAAGCGCAGACGGGGCGCGCCGTCAGCTACGGTCTCAATGGCAGCGTGGTGGTGGCTCACGAGCTGGATAAATCTACCCTGCAGCATTTTCAGCAACAGCTTCGAGCGGTCGTGCCGGACTATATTGAGCGGGTCGAGCGCATTGATGCCGAACGTCTGACTGAGCTGGAGCCGGAGCTGGCACCGCGCTTTCGCGATGGCCTGTTCCTGCCCGATGAGGGTTACCTCGACAACGGCGCGCTGCTGGCGGCACTGGCCGATGCGATCGAGCAGCAGGGTGTGTGCTGGCAGCCCCATAGTGAAGTGACAGACATTGCGCCCCACTCGCTGCGCGTGAATGGTCAGGCGCAGACCTTCGATTGCGTCATTGATACCCGCGGGGTCGGGGCCCGGGACGCCCTGCCAGAGTTGCGCGGTGTGCGCGGTGAAGTGTTGTGGCTGCGCGCCCCTGAGGTGTCACTGTCACGCCCGGTGCGCCTGATGCACCCGCGCTACAAACTCTATGTGGCGCCGCGGCCGGATCATCGCTATGTGATCGGTGCCACCGAGATTGAGAGTGAGTCGATGGCGCCAGTTACCGTGCGCAGTCATCTGGAGTTGCTGTCGGCGCTGTACAGCCTGCACAGCGGCTTTGCCGAGGCGACGGTGGAGCACGCCTGGAGTCACTGCCGACCCGCCATGCCGAATAATCTACCGATAGTCAGGGGGCAACACGGCCTGCTGACGGTGAACGGCCTGTATCGCCACGGTTACCTGCTGAGTCCGCATGTGGTGGAAACAGCGTTGCAGGCATTTGAACGCGATTGCTGGGAGTCTTGA